From the genome of Gracilibacillus salitolerans, one region includes:
- a CDS encoding RDD family protein encodes MEQEQLNVKTPEYVSLQFQLAGLGSRSAAQIIDYTIILLTQFLIILLLFFAFNNSLSDLFLGHLESVMLAIIIIIILLLQFGYFIFFEYFWGGRTIGKRLLGIRVVQENGHNITLLSSIIRNFVRVIDMLPSAYAVGIILIFFHSKHKRLGDMTAGTIVVHERRKKPLKQSPLEKHIVQLGIQKEELQLESFHLRQFNQKDWRLLQTYVHRILHMSAQEKNLLTKQVSEILLPKIKDQMQDSTKNNEVWLVLLYLHLKDEWEYDN; translated from the coding sequence ATGGAACAAGAACAGTTAAATGTCAAAACACCTGAGTATGTCTCCTTACAATTTCAATTAGCTGGCTTAGGATCAAGATCTGCTGCCCAAATTATTGACTATACTATTATCTTATTAACACAATTTTTGATTATATTGCTATTGTTTTTCGCATTTAATAATAGTTTAAGTGATTTATTTTTAGGGCATCTCGAAAGTGTCATGTTAGCTATTATCATTATCATTATACTTTTACTGCAATTTGGGTACTTTATCTTCTTTGAATACTTTTGGGGAGGTCGAACAATTGGCAAGAGATTGTTAGGTATCCGAGTTGTACAGGAAAACGGACATAATATTACACTCCTTTCGAGTATCATTCGAAACTTTGTAAGGGTGATAGATATGTTGCCAAGTGCTTATGCTGTTGGTATTATACTGATTTTCTTCCATTCTAAACACAAAAGGTTAGGCGATATGACAGCAGGAACAATTGTTGTCCACGAAAGACGAAAAAAGCCGCTTAAACAATCTCCACTTGAAAAGCATATCGTTCAACTAGGGATTCAAAAGGAAGAATTACAATTAGAATCTTTCCATTTAAGACAATTTAATCAAAAGGATTGGCGTCTTTTACAGACCTATGTACATCGAATCCTTCATATGAGTGCACAGGAAAAAAACCTGTTGACGAAGCAGGTAAGCGAGATTCTCTTGCCGAAAATTAAAGATCAGATGCAAGATAGCACAAAAAATAACGAAGTATGGTTGGTATTGCTTTATTTGCACCTTAAAGATGAATGGGAATATGATAACTAA
- a CDS encoding stage II sporulation protein M, with the protein MQLNQFIKQNRRDWEQLEKLITQLHKQKTSEIIEEFQHTYQKVARQLSYSQTYFPNEDVTNYLNELVGKAHNVLYQSQHSSWKQAYHFFSSKFVGLLLEQWKAIIIAMLLFCFGGIASFIAVIENPSHVYGILPENMAQSVDAESLGEDPAAVDAPVMSAEIMVNNIRVAILAFAGGITFGLLTVYVLIYNGIIVGALAGVFWNYGNSYAFWAYIVPHGVIELVAIFIAGGAGLLMGYKLFVPGNHSRGYQLKTQTVRSVQLLLGTIPLFVIAGTIEGFITPADISLEVKYAVACTTAIGLVAYMIIGHLLLRKRALQHSTV; encoded by the coding sequence ATGCAATTAAATCAATTCATCAAGCAGAACCGCCGAGATTGGGAACAATTAGAGAAGCTGATAACCCAATTACATAAACAAAAGACCAGCGAAATCATCGAAGAGTTTCAACATACATATCAAAAGGTTGCCAGACAGTTATCTTACAGCCAGACATATTTTCCAAATGAAGATGTGACCAATTATTTAAATGAATTAGTCGGAAAAGCACATAACGTATTATACCAATCACAGCATTCATCATGGAAACAAGCTTATCATTTCTTTTCCAGTAAATTTGTAGGTTTATTACTGGAACAATGGAAAGCGATTATTATTGCCATGCTATTATTCTGCTTTGGTGGTATTGCTAGTTTTATAGCTGTGATCGAGAATCCATCACATGTATATGGTATTCTTCCAGAAAATATGGCACAATCAGTTGATGCAGAATCACTCGGAGAAGACCCTGCCGCTGTTGATGCGCCTGTTATGTCAGCGGAAATTATGGTCAATAATATCCGGGTTGCTATTTTAGCATTTGCAGGCGGCATAACGTTCGGGTTGTTGACTGTATATGTATTGATTTATAATGGTATAATTGTTGGCGCACTTGCAGGTGTTTTTTGGAACTATGGTAATTCTTACGCCTTTTGGGCCTATATTGTTCCGCATGGAGTGATTGAGTTAGTCGCCATTTTTATAGCAGGTGGTGCAGGGCTTTTAATGGGGTACAAATTGTTTGTGCCCGGAAACCATTCGAGGGGATACCAGCTAAAGACTCAAACAGTAAGATCAGTCCAACTGTTGTTAGGAACAATTCCGTTATTTGTGATTGCTGGTACCATCGAAGGATTTATCACGCCTGCTGATATTTCATTAGAGGTGAAATATGCTGTAGCCTGTACGACAGCCATCGGTCTTGTCGCATATATGATAATCGGTCATTTACTCTTGCGGAAAAGAGCATTACAGCATTCCACGGTTTAA
- a CDS encoding DUF58 domain-containing protein, protein MKRFKSLWDRLLFRDKGIIPTYKLITYYALFILAIFILSFWQFSWLFLGIATLLMVSLLIIDAFLLPKEEDIQVDRTIADEMERYDKQMVSIHIKNRTNDTFTVRLRDGIPASFQTIFPFNQSVSSGKTVAIQYEIFPQIRGKFMIDKLYLRLKTKMGLWEKQITYHLPQEVKVIPNLSETKKYLESAQNYLLHEGIKIRKMRSGVGEFSKVRSYVVGDDPRKINWRQSAKVQDMMTNEYEPEHGKNVTILLDCGRMMGVELEQGNRLEKSIEAAITLAVAALQNGDQVSVIAFSKDIKAVVPGGKGLEHLNTILQTIYDIEVDAQESNYALALQYAQSIQRKRSMIVLFSDVQTFANEDHQLFYMKKIRKKHLFVMLGIEDRLLQAQIKMKPDSTLSAMEKSVAQKQYINQIQVIKKWEKHGLPMLEAPADRLAVTSVSHYIETLNRGML, encoded by the coding sequence ATGAAACGATTCAAGAGCTTGTGGGATCGGTTGCTGTTCCGAGATAAAGGGATTATTCCTACATACAAACTAATAACCTATTACGCTCTGTTTATCTTAGCTATCTTTATCCTATCATTCTGGCAATTTTCGTGGTTGTTTCTTGGAATAGCCACTCTACTAATGGTTAGTCTGTTAATCATAGATGCTTTCTTACTTCCTAAAGAGGAAGATATACAAGTAGATCGAACAATAGCCGATGAAATGGAGCGTTACGATAAACAAATGGTGAGTATTCATATTAAAAATCGAACAAATGACACGTTTACAGTTCGGCTAAGAGATGGGATACCAGCATCATTTCAAACAATTTTCCCCTTCAACCAGTCAGTGTCTAGTGGGAAAACAGTTGCTATTCAATATGAAATATTCCCGCAAATTAGAGGAAAATTTATGATAGATAAGTTGTACCTTCGTTTGAAGACGAAAATGGGACTTTGGGAAAAACAAATCACGTACCACTTGCCTCAAGAAGTGAAGGTAATCCCTAATCTTTCGGAGACAAAAAAGTATTTAGAAAGTGCCCAAAATTATTTATTGCATGAAGGGATTAAAATCCGAAAAATGCGTAGTGGTGTTGGAGAATTTTCCAAAGTGAGAAGTTATGTTGTTGGTGACGATCCACGTAAAATAAATTGGCGGCAGTCTGCCAAAGTACAAGATATGATGACCAATGAATATGAACCGGAACATGGGAAAAATGTAACGATCTTACTTGATTGCGGTCGTATGATGGGAGTGGAGTTAGAACAAGGAAATCGATTGGAGAAATCGATTGAAGCAGCTATCACGCTCGCAGTTGCTGCCTTGCAAAATGGCGACCAAGTATCTGTCATCGCCTTTTCCAAAGATATTAAAGCCGTTGTACCTGGTGGTAAAGGATTAGAGCATTTAAATACAATCTTACAAACGATTTATGATATAGAAGTGGATGCACAAGAATCCAACTATGCGCTTGCCTTACAATATGCTCAATCCATTCAGCGAAAACGAAGTATGATCGTACTATTCAGTGATGTCCAAACATTTGCAAATGAAGATCATCAACTATTCTATATGAAGAAAATAAGAAAAAAACACCTTTTTGTAATGCTGGGCATTGAAGATCGCCTACTGCAGGCACAAATAAAAATGAAGCCTGACAGTACTTTATCAGCAATGGAAAAAAGTGTCGCACAAAAACAATATATAAACCAAATACAAGTCATCAAAAAATGGGAAAAGCATGGATTACCTATGCTTGAAGCACCTGCAGATCGTTTAGCAGTCACTTCTGTTTCCCATTATATTGAAACATTAAACCGTGGAATGCTGTAA
- a CDS encoding AAA family ATPase produces the protein MTSTITSLLKNYEQHILGQQKNVRLLLTAALAGGHVLIEGVPGTGKTQMVKTLAQLLDSDFKRVQFTPDLLPSDITGSAIYNMKEHDFQTLKGPIFTNVLLADEINRTPAKTQAALLEAMEEKQVTIQGETYQLPDFFFVAATQNPIEFEGTYPLPEAQQDRFFFKLKIDFPTLEEETSVLQMVIEEQTNPQEIAAMFSNDSLLAIQRNVQEVNISNEIADYIVKIVRKTRELEHIQHGASTRAAIAIAKTAQAWAYLDDRDYITPDDVKTVAIPSLRHRVQLSPYAELEGSDIDETIQELVGSVAVPR, from the coding sequence ATGACTTCTACAATAACGTCATTATTGAAAAACTATGAACAACATATTCTTGGTCAACAGAAAAACGTACGATTATTATTAACCGCTGCTTTAGCTGGAGGGCATGTATTAATAGAAGGAGTACCTGGAACAGGTAAGACACAAATGGTAAAAACATTAGCTCAGCTATTAGATAGTGACTTTAAACGGGTCCAATTTACGCCTGATTTATTACCTAGTGATATTACCGGAAGTGCTATATACAATATGAAAGAACATGATTTCCAAACATTAAAAGGACCGATCTTCACTAACGTGCTCCTCGCGGATGAAATCAACCGTACACCGGCTAAAACACAAGCAGCACTTCTGGAAGCAATGGAAGAAAAACAAGTTACCATTCAGGGGGAGACCTATCAATTACCAGACTTCTTTTTTGTTGCAGCAACACAAAACCCTATTGAATTTGAAGGGACTTATCCGTTGCCAGAAGCCCAGCAAGATCGATTCTTCTTTAAACTTAAGATAGACTTTCCAACATTGGAAGAAGAAACATCTGTTTTGCAAATGGTAATAGAGGAACAAACCAACCCACAGGAAATTGCAGCAATGTTCTCCAATGATTCGTTACTAGCTATCCAAAGAAACGTTCAGGAAGTAAACATTAGTAACGAAATAGCTGATTACATCGTGAAAATTGTTCGTAAAACACGTGAACTGGAACACATTCAACATGGAGCAAGTACACGTGCTGCGATCGCAATAGCAAAAACAGCACAAGCATGGGCATACCTTGATGACCGTGACTATATCACACCGGATGATGTAAAAACAGTAGCTATTCCTAGTTTGCGTCATCGTGTTCAACTATCTCCATATGCAGAATTGGAGGGATCCGATATCGATGAAACGATTCAAGAGCTTGTGGGATCGGTTGCTGTTCCGAGATAA
- a CDS encoding DUF4350 domain-containing protein, with product MFGKKTWIIGIILFLLLIVVSIFSTSNTPEQYPAYLVESPSPTGLKAIYTYLDKNGYDVSKEDTLPTMTKETLRILVNPPVFTDQTIENHYLDYIREGNTIVLAKENPDGLFNLETEYTMTETFNSEPQTTEADYQGETLKVLPNSFVRLVTNDDDNVLLEDNAGAVAIEREIGEGSLIVLLEPAWLTNEHITEYDHTQALFNLMPFEESEKVIFDEYSLTASGGLVSHFGLYPGWAYVLLVQGIIITIFILWNQGKRFGPIYPVREETVRLSNERLRAIAIWQTKGKNYHTSIEYQLEYLKEVIRQQYGIPYHHSWKERLARMEGKTETISAKELGHIAQGIETISSRKSLNKQEYLSWSAKIDKIREEVE from the coding sequence ATGTTTGGTAAAAAAACATGGATCATTGGAATCATATTATTTCTTTTGCTTATCGTAGTCAGTATATTCTCAACTAGTAATACACCAGAGCAGTATCCTGCTTATCTGGTCGAATCCCCGTCGCCTACCGGACTAAAGGCGATCTATACATATTTAGATAAAAATGGGTACGATGTCTCAAAAGAAGATACATTACCTACGATGACAAAAGAAACGTTAAGAATTTTAGTTAATCCACCAGTCTTTACAGATCAAACTATTGAAAATCACTATCTCGATTACATTCGAGAGGGCAATACAATCGTACTTGCCAAGGAAAACCCTGATGGACTCTTTAACCTGGAAACAGAATATACCATGACAGAAACGTTTAACTCCGAGCCTCAAACAACAGAAGCAGACTATCAAGGAGAAACCTTGAAAGTACTACCAAATAGCTTTGTCCGCTTGGTGACAAACGATGATGACAATGTACTGTTAGAAGATAATGCTGGTGCAGTGGCAATCGAGAGAGAAATAGGTGAAGGTTCTCTCATCGTACTTTTAGAACCAGCTTGGCTTACAAATGAACATATCACCGAATATGACCATACCCAAGCTTTGTTTAACCTGATGCCTTTCGAAGAATCAGAGAAAGTTATTTTTGATGAGTACAGTTTAACTGCCTCAGGTGGACTCGTCTCCCATTTTGGGTTGTATCCTGGTTGGGCCTATGTATTGTTGGTTCAAGGCATCATCATTACGATTTTTATTTTATGGAATCAAGGGAAGCGTTTCGGACCAATTTATCCTGTTCGTGAAGAAACGGTTAGATTGAGTAATGAACGTTTACGAGCAATCGCTATTTGGCAAACCAAAGGGAAAAATTATCACACATCGATCGAATATCAGCTCGAGTACCTAAAAGAAGTTATTCGACAACAATATGGTATACCTTACCATCATAGTTGGAAGGAAAGATTAGCAAGAATGGAAGGAAAAACAGAAACTATTTCCGCAAAAGAATTAGGTCACATTGCTCAAGGAATTGAAACCATTTCAAGTAGAAAATCGTTAAATAAGCAAGAGTATCTTTCTTGGTCTGCAAAAATAGATAAAATACGAGAAGAGGTGGAGTAA
- a CDS encoding DUF4129 domain-containing protein, with product MSSFRTEQEQLNDILSKQEYQVYYQDNRSFLERIWDRITEWIGDILTKLFDSFDSTSTAGNLIIVLITLLVSAVVIFGIIALVMFTVRKRRLSKQRPFEMSDELEWNYHNHLQAATDYEAQANYRLATRHQFLAMLLIFDTYHLLLAKQWKTNWDYYDELKQSNKPLAVDFYNLALFFEKVTYGEQSITADDYQTYKTQTSRWIDSILNQSDTKEIGER from the coding sequence ATGTCATCTTTTCGAACGGAGCAAGAACAGTTAAACGACATTTTAAGTAAACAAGAGTACCAGGTATATTATCAGGATAATCGCAGTTTTTTAGAAAGAATATGGGATCGTATAACAGAATGGATTGGTGACATACTCACTAAGTTGTTTGATTCCTTTGACTCCACCTCCACAGCTGGCAATTTGATTATTGTTCTCATAACACTACTTGTTTCAGCTGTAGTTATCTTTGGCATTATTGCTTTGGTCATGTTCACAGTGAGAAAAAGGCGCCTATCAAAACAACGACCATTTGAAATGAGTGATGAATTAGAATGGAATTATCACAATCATTTGCAGGCTGCCACAGATTATGAAGCACAAGCTAACTATCGCTTGGCTACCAGGCATCAGTTTCTGGCTATGTTGTTAATATTTGATACGTACCATTTGTTACTAGCAAAACAATGGAAAACAAATTGGGATTACTATGATGAACTAAAACAAAGCAATAAACCATTAGCAGTAGACTTTTACAATTTAGCTCTATTTTTTGAAAAAGTCACTTACGGTGAACAGTCTATTACCGCCGATGATTATCAAACGTATAAGACACAAACTAGTAGATGGATCGATTCCATTTTGAACCAATCAGATACAAAAGAAATAGGTGAACGATAA
- a CDS encoding MDR family MFS transporter translates to MKQEVNPTEVKRGPIVAVMLVGAFVGLLNETLLATALPSIMNDFGISENQVQWLTTAFLLTNGVMIPISAFLIERFTTRQLFITALSIFALGTLIASISHAFELLLVARVVQAAGSGIMLPLMMTVMLKIFPVEKRGAAMGMAGIVISFAPAIGPTLSGWLLEFFSWRGLFYVVLPIVIIAIITAAIFVKNVTEQTYPKIDILSILLSSFGFGGLLYGFSSISGGHGGGENTTQIDVQAVVIIIVAAVIITLFILRQMKLKHPMLEFRVFKYPIFSLSLIITMIVLMALIGAETMLPLYMQNTRDFTALESGLMLFPGAIVMGIMSPITGMLFDKFGAKWLAAIGMTIVTITTFLFTSLEMDTAYSFLVTIYAIRMFGLSLVMMPVMTAGLNQLPPEWHPHGTAMANTMQQVSASIGTAILITIMTTSATNYQPNQTALEGLSEAEAMTQIANNGAINGYNNAFWIATILSIIGLCLTLFLKTKSQTEYTNKKAA, encoded by the coding sequence ATGAAGCAAGAAGTAAATCCAACAGAAGTGAAAAGGGGACCGATCGTCGCTGTCATGCTCGTTGGCGCTTTTGTAGGATTATTAAACGAAACGCTGTTAGCAACTGCATTGCCAAGTATTATGAATGATTTTGGCATCTCAGAAAATCAAGTACAATGGTTAACCACTGCCTTTTTATTAACAAATGGTGTGATGATACCTATATCCGCTTTCTTAATTGAGCGGTTCACGACCAGACAGTTATTCATAACTGCCTTAAGTATTTTCGCATTAGGAACGCTTATAGCATCGATTTCCCATGCATTTGAATTATTGTTAGTAGCGAGGGTAGTTCAGGCAGCTGGTTCCGGGATTATGCTTCCGTTAATGATGACTGTCATGTTAAAAATATTTCCTGTAGAGAAACGTGGGGCTGCAATGGGGATGGCTGGGATTGTTATTTCCTTTGCACCTGCAATCGGACCTACTCTTTCTGGTTGGTTATTAGAGTTTTTCTCTTGGAGAGGGTTATTTTATGTCGTATTACCGATCGTAATTATCGCCATTATTACAGCCGCGATCTTTGTCAAAAATGTCACTGAACAAACCTATCCTAAAATTGATATTCTTTCCATTCTATTATCATCATTTGGATTCGGTGGTCTGTTATATGGATTTAGTAGTATCAGCGGCGGACATGGTGGTGGAGAAAACACTACTCAAATCGATGTTCAAGCAGTCGTAATTATCATTGTTGCTGCGGTTATCATCACCTTGTTTATTCTCCGTCAAATGAAATTGAAACATCCAATGCTCGAATTTCGAGTATTTAAATATCCTATTTTCTCATTATCATTAATCATTACCATGATTGTGCTTATGGCATTAATCGGCGCAGAAACCATGTTGCCTTTATACATGCAAAACACAAGAGATTTCACTGCTTTGGAATCTGGGTTAATGCTCTTCCCTGGTGCGATTGTAATGGGGATTATGTCTCCTATTACGGGGATGTTGTTTGATAAGTTTGGTGCGAAATGGTTAGCAGCGATTGGCATGACCATTGTAACGATCACAACTTTCTTATTTACGAGCTTAGAAATGGATACAGCATACAGCTTCCTAGTTACAATCTATGCCATTCGTATGTTTGGTCTTTCATTAGTGATGATGCCGGTGATGACAGCAGGTTTAAACCAGTTACCACCAGAATGGCATCCACACGGGACAGCAATGGCAAATACCATGCAGCAAGTATCCGCTTCGATTGGAACAGCGATACTTATCACTATCATGACTACTTCTGCTACAAACTATCAGCCTAATCAAACTGCATTAGAAGGTTTATCCGAAGCAGAAGCTATGACCCAAATTGCCAACAACGGTGCTATCAACGGTTACAACAATGCTTTTTGGATAGCCACTATACTATCCATTATCGGTCTTTGTTTAACACTTTTCTTAAAAACTAAATCACAAACCGAATACACCAATAAAAAAGCAGCATAG
- a CDS encoding TetR/AcrR family transcriptional regulator: MDTKKHIMNTALQLFSDHGFNETSVQQIAQKAGISKGGFYNYFSSKRDLMLEMIDEHYSKIINSTHQIEETSRDLAAYIEHEMTAWMEHQPFIHVMFNEFQPRKDPQINKKMDELHVTLTQKHKAMFYLCYGEKVKPFLADMVVILQGMLKEYYLYMFIQQTQLNVQQLSNWVSHHINSIVNNLDDLDPFLHETQNETFDSVLKDLRATIQQKELHNQDKLLKVVKQIEQEIDNRSPYSITAEVSLHYLKGEEMIQTDVLRLERLCKQGGN, encoded by the coding sequence TTGGATACAAAAAAGCACATCATGAACACAGCTTTACAACTGTTTTCGGATCATGGATTTAATGAAACATCTGTCCAGCAAATAGCACAAAAGGCAGGTATTTCTAAAGGCGGGTTCTATAATTATTTTTCGTCTAAGCGGGATTTAATGCTGGAAATGATTGATGAACATTACAGTAAAATTATTAACAGCACCCATCAAATAGAGGAAACAAGCCGTGATTTAGCTGCGTATATAGAACACGAGATGACCGCATGGATGGAACATCAGCCTTTTATTCATGTGATGTTTAATGAGTTTCAACCAAGAAAGGATCCACAAATAAATAAAAAAATGGATGAGCTACATGTTACGCTAACACAAAAACATAAAGCAATGTTTTACCTGTGTTATGGAGAGAAGGTAAAACCATTTCTTGCCGATATGGTTGTCATTTTACAAGGTATGCTGAAAGAATATTATTTATATATGTTTATTCAGCAAACCCAACTTAACGTCCAACAACTAAGTAATTGGGTTAGTCATCACATCAATAGCATTGTTAACAATCTGGATGACTTGGACCCTTTTTTACATGAAACGCAAAACGAGACATTTGATAGTGTTCTAAAGGACTTAAGAGCGACTATTCAACAAAAAGAGCTTCACAATCAAGATAAGCTCTTAAAAGTCGTGAAACAAATAGAACAGGAAATTGATAACCGCTCACCATATTCCATTACTGCCGAAGTATCACTACACTACTTAAAAGGCGAAGAAATGATTCAGACAGACGTATTAAGACTAGAGCGTTTATGCAAACAAGGAGGTAATTAA
- the pepT gene encoding peptidase T → MKQKLIDRLSKYVQMDTQSDESNPNCPSTEGQWELAYLLVEELKDIGMRDVTIDDNAYVMATLPSNVDKELPVIGFLAHIDTATDFTGKGVKPQVIEQYDGKDILLNIEKNIVLSPTEYPALENYHGHTLITTDGTTLLGADNKAGIAEIMTALEYLIKNPEIPHGTIRVAFTPDEEIGRGPHKFDVGRFGAQFAYTIDGGPLGELQYESFNAAAAKITVQGNNVHPGTAKGKMIHATKIAMEIQAQLPAEQAPEYTEEYEGFFHLLSFEGDVEKAKLYYIIRDHDRNKFNQKKQLISSIVKELQSQYGEGCILLEIMDQYYNMAEKIEPVKDIVDIAAEAMKDIGVDPLIQPIRGGTDGSQLSFMGLPTPNIFTGGENFHGKYEYISVDNMIKATETIVKIAERFTKQC, encoded by the coding sequence ATGAAACAGAAACTAATCGATCGGCTAAGTAAATATGTACAAATGGATACACAATCTGATGAAAGTAACCCAAACTGCCCGTCCACTGAAGGTCAATGGGAGCTTGCTTATTTACTAGTGGAAGAATTAAAGGATATTGGCATGAGGGATGTAACTATTGATGACAATGCCTATGTAATGGCAACTCTTCCAAGCAACGTTGATAAAGAATTACCGGTGATCGGCTTTCTTGCCCACATAGATACAGCGACAGACTTTACCGGTAAAGGCGTCAAACCACAAGTAATTGAACAATATGATGGGAAAGATATTCTACTAAACATAGAGAAAAACATTGTCCTGTCACCAACCGAATACCCCGCATTAGAAAACTACCATGGTCACACACTAATAACTACAGATGGTACGACGTTGCTTGGTGCTGATAATAAAGCGGGTATTGCAGAAATTATGACAGCATTGGAATACCTTATTAAAAATCCCGAGATTCCACATGGGACAATCAGAGTCGCCTTTACTCCAGATGAAGAAATTGGACGTGGCCCTCATAAATTTGATGTAGGCCGATTTGGTGCCCAATTTGCCTATACGATTGACGGTGGACCATTAGGTGAATTACAATACGAAAGCTTTAATGCGGCGGCAGCAAAAATCACGGTGCAAGGCAACAATGTTCATCCAGGTACAGCCAAAGGAAAAATGATTCATGCAACAAAAATAGCTATGGAAATTCAAGCACAATTGCCAGCAGAACAAGCTCCAGAGTATACAGAAGAATATGAAGGTTTTTTCCATTTACTTTCATTTGAGGGGGATGTAGAAAAAGCCAAGCTATATTATATTATCCGCGACCATGACCGAAATAAATTCAATCAAAAAAAGCAACTAATCAGTTCTATTGTCAAGGAGCTACAAAGTCAATATGGTGAAGGTTGTATCTTGTTAGAAATCATGGATCAATACTATAATATGGCTGAAAAAATCGAGCCTGTGAAAGATATTGTAGATATCGCAGCAGAGGCAATGAAAGATATTGGTGTAGATCCTTTAATTCAGCCAATTCGCGGCGGAACAGATGGTTCACAGCTTTCCTTCATGGGATTACCGACCCCTAATATATTTACCGGCGGTGAGAATTTCCATGGTAAATACGAATATATTTCCGTCGATAATATGATCAAAGCTACAGAAACGATTGTCAAAATAGCAGAACGCTTCACAAAACAATGCTAA
- the fni gene encoding type 2 isopentenyl-diphosphate Delta-isomerase: MTDKIHRRKSEHIELSLKDEALGEGMTNGLEQYHFQHNALPDIDFEAIDISSAFFGQSLRTPFLISSMTGGAEMAEMINRNLAIAAEQQGWIFALGSTRVLLESEKFRKSFQVREYAPNTPIIANIGAVQLNYGVTVDHVKQILEWTDANALVLHLNTIQEVIQAGGDTNFSNLLAKIENLIQSLSIPVGVKEVGFGIDGKTAKRLTDIGASFIDVAGAGGTSWSQVEKLRSKEKLKKEAAEAFASWGNSTAACLDEAANIIPEQHIIASGGIRNGHHAAKAIALGADYAGFARSILKEAIDSAENVIEWMQVRELELQMVMFGVGAGNLQALQSTDRLSRR, encoded by the coding sequence ATGACGGATAAGATCCATAGACGGAAAAGTGAGCATATAGAATTAAGTTTAAAGGATGAGGCGTTAGGTGAAGGAATGACCAATGGCTTGGAACAATATCATTTTCAGCATAATGCTTTACCTGATATCGATTTTGAAGCAATTGACATATCATCCGCTTTTTTTGGTCAATCACTCCGGACACCATTTTTAATTAGTTCAATGACAGGTGGGGCGGAAATGGCCGAAATGATCAATCGAAACCTTGCGATCGCTGCGGAACAACAAGGCTGGATCTTTGCTTTAGGCTCAACAAGAGTGTTGTTAGAAAGTGAAAAATTCCGCAAATCGTTTCAAGTAAGAGAGTACGCACCAAACACACCGATTATTGCAAATATTGGAGCTGTCCAACTGAATTATGGTGTGACTGTCGATCACGTCAAACAGATTCTGGAGTGGACAGATGCCAATGCATTGGTATTACATTTAAACACGATTCAAGAAGTGATTCAGGCAGGAGGCGATACGAACTTCAGTAATTTGTTAGCTAAGATCGAGAATTTAATTCAGTCGTTATCGATTCCGGTAGGGGTGAAAGAAGTAGGTTTTGGTATTGATGGAAAAACAGCAAAGCGACTAACCGATATTGGTGCCTCCTTTATCGATGTTGCGGGAGCAGGCGGTACATCCTGGAGTCAGGTAGAGAAATTGCGTTCCAAAGAAAAGCTAAAAAAAGAGGCAGCGGAAGCCTTCGCAAGCTGGGGGAATTCCACTGCAGCCTGTTTAGATGAGGCTGCCAACATTATCCCTGAACAGCACATCATCGCTAGCGGCGGTATTCGTAATGGCCATCATGCTGCTAAAGCGATCGCATTAGGTGCCGATTATGCAGGTTTTGCTAGGTCGATTTTAAAAGAGGCGATTGATTCTGCTGAAAATGTGATAGAATGGATGCAAGTTCGTGAATTAGAATTGCAAATGGTCATGTTTGGTGTCGGTGCAGGAAACCTGCAGGCATTACAATCAACCGACCGATTATCACGGCGCTAA